Sequence from the Gemmatimonadota bacterium genome:
TCGAAAAACGGGTTCGTCGAGGTAAGGAGAAGGGGAAGTCATATACTTATGCAAAAGACTGGTCCAAAAGATGGAACCGTCACAGTTCCGGTTCCAGATCACAAAGAGTTGTATTTAGGTACTCTACGATCGATCATTCGCCAATCCGGTCTGCCACGGACGTTATTTGAG
This genomic interval carries:
- a CDS encoding addiction module toxin, HicA family, which translates into the protein MAKLRVLSGRKVCDILSKNGFVEVRRRGSHILMQKTGPKDGTVTVPVPDHKELYLGTLRSIIRQSGLPRTLFE